In Colletotrichum higginsianum IMI 349063 chromosome 3, whole genome shotgun sequence, a genomic segment contains:
- a CDS encoding SNF2 family domain-containing protein — protein MFDCPIRLHIYGTSNPINRLALEEKLKRDKLIKAGELKKTRAEAEAQRKVLGIKGSQSRIGLDGGTAAPEVSLEELAQASQTVQDQHRGDAIKSFVVDEDFLSKMTMAEQPAVLESTLLPYQLQGLAWMTAKENPQLPTKGSQESTQLWKWDQRGRGMYNLATNFLVSNPPKLLSGGILADEMGLGKTLQVISLILTGGPGPTLIVAPLSVMSNWEQQIRRHVKQEHLPKIFTYHGNNKATKSELSQYQVVITSYNKLATEGGKDKIETPLGPLMATDWRRVVLDEGHIIRNAKTKAAVAARRLKAQSRWVLTGTPIINNIKDFQSLLQFLSITGGVEQPAIFTTVISRPLAQGNEKAETLLQLLMRDLCLRRKKDMKFVDLKLPPKKEYVHRIAFRPDEKNKYEALLSEAQIALKDYQNNASGMKGQFQNVLERLLRLRQVCNHWTLCRKRIDDLLAALEGQSVVALNSENIKILQEALRLYIETQEDCAICLDTLNRPVITHCKHVFCHACISKVIETQHKCPMCRNQLQEDALLEPAPEVSEEEEESFDGDAKSSKTEALLKILQATTKDPKSKVIIFSQWTSFLTIIQNQLIEAGYKFVRVDGSMTAPKRDAAIHALDHDPDTRVMLASLAVCSVGLNLVSADTVILADSWWAPAIEDQAIDRVHRLGQKRPTTVWRLVMEGTVEERVLDIQHEKRTLVGKAFQEKNKGKKTQETRMADIQKLLG, from the exons ATGTTCGACTGCCCCATTCGTCTGCATATCTACGGAACCAGCAACCCCATCAACCGGCTGGCTCTGGAAGAGAAGTTGAAAAGGGACAAGCTTATCAAGGCCGGTGAGCTCAAGAAGACAagggccgaggccgaggcacAGCGGAAGGTGCTGGGCATCAAGGGCAGCCAATCCAGAATTGGCCTTGACGGGGGCACGGCAGCGCCCGAAGTCTCTTTAGAGGAGCTGGCACAAGCCAGCCAGACGGTTCAGGACCAGCACCGTGGAGATGCTATCAAGTCATTCGTCGTAGACGAAGACTTCTTGTCCAAGATGACGATGGCAGAGCAACCTGCTGTCCTCGAGTCAACATTGCTGCCATACCAACTTCAG GGTCTGGCCTGGATGACGGCCAAGGAGAATCCCCAGCTGCCTACCAAGGGTTCTCAGGAAAGCACCCAGCTGTGGAAGTGGGACCAAAGAGGGCGTGGCATGTACAATTTGGCAACCAACTTCCTGGTGTCCAATCCACCCAAACTTCTTTCCGGAGGAATCCTGGCCGATGAAATGGGTCTCGGCAAGACGCTGCAAGTCATCAGTCTAATATTGACCGGTGGCCCAGGCCCGACGCTCATTGTTGCTCCGTTGAGCGTAATGAGCAACTGGGAACAGCAGATCCGCAGGCATGTCAAGCAAGAGCACCTCCCCAAGATCTTCACATATCACGGAAACAACAAGGCAACCAAAAGTGAGCTTTCCCAGTACCAGGTCGTCATCACCAGTTACAACAAGCTTGCAACCGAAGGCGGTAAGGACAAGATTGAGACGCCCTTGGGACCACTTATGGCTACCGATTGGAGACGAGTCGTGCTTGATGAAGGCCATATAATACGCAATGCAAAGACGAaggctgctgttgctgccaGAAGACTCAAGGCGCAATCCAGATGGGTGCTCACAGGAACTCCAAT catcaacaacatcaaggATTTCCAGTCCTTGCTGCAATTCCTTTCTATCACAGGAGGCGTCGAACAGCCTGCCATCTTCACTACCGTCATTTCGCGGCCGCTTGCGCAGGGCAACGAAAAAGCCGAAACCCTTCTTCAACTGCTGATGCGAGATCTTTGCTTGCGACGCAAGAAGGATATGAAATTTGTCGACCTCAAGTTGCCGCCCAAGAAGGAATACGTCCACCGTATTGCCTTTAGACCGGATGAGAAGAACAAATACGAAGCCTTGCT ATCCGAAGCACAGATTGCTCTGAAGGATTATCAGAACAACGCGAGCGGCATGAAGGGACAGTTCCAAAATGTTCTGGAACGGCTCCTTCGTCTGCGACAAGT GTGTAACCATTGGACGCTCTGCCGCAAAAGGATCGACGATCTCCTCGCCGCTCTTGAGGGCCAATCAGTTGTCGCCCTCAACTCTGAGAACATCAAAATTCTGCAAGAGGCGCTGCGCCTCTATATCGAAACGCAGGAAGACTGCGCCATCTGCCTCGACACTCTGAACAGACCTGTCATCACGCACTGCAAGCACGTTTTCTGCCACGCGTGCATCTCCAAGGTGATTGAAACGCAGCACAAATGCCCTATGTGCCGTAACCAGCTACAGGAGGATGCACTGCTCGAGCCCGCTCCTGAAGtcagcgaggaggaggaggagagctTCGACGGCGATGCAAAGAGTTCCAAAACCGAGGCCCTCTTGAAAATCCTTCAGGCCACTACCAAGGACCCCAAGTCCAAggtcatcatcttctcgcaGTGGACGTCGTTCTTGACTATCATACAGAACCAGCTTATCGAGGCAGGATACAAATTCGTCCGCGTCGACGGCTCCATGACGGCACCGAAGCGTGATGCGGCCATCCACGCCCTGGACCACGACCCAGACACGCGCGTGATGCTCGCCAGCTTGGCTGTCTGCAGCGTCGGCCTCAATCTCGTATCAGCGGATACGGTTATTCTGGCCGACAGTTGGTGGGCGCCGGCCATTGAGGATCAGGCCATTGACCGCGTGCACCGCCTGGGACAGaagcggccgacgacggtaTGGCGTCTCGTTATGGAGGGAACCGTCGAGGAGCGCGTGCTGGACATCCAGCATGAGAAGCGGACGCTTGTGGGCAAGGCTTTCCAGGAGAAgaacaagggcaagaagaccCAGGAGACCCGGATGGCGGACATTCAAAAACTGCTTGGTTGA
- a CDS encoding Cysteine dioxygenase type I, producing MALDILTKITSAFGHDIKHNSNQFDDLVLALKEALGPSSGLDSADVDVNELMKLMEEYNTKESDWIQFAFAEKSMGYTRNLVDEGNGKSNLLVLVWSPGKGSPIHDHGNAHCLMKILKGDLTEIRYAFPEGGEEQPMKVISERTHKENAVAYMADELGVHRVCNRGSDFAVSLHLYTPPNVAKGGCNIFNEKTSKSSHVAKCGYYSAYGRRLPKQ from the exons ATGGCCCTCGACATCCTGACCAAGATCACCTCCGCCTTCGGGCATGACATCAAACACAACAGCAACCAGTTTGACGACCTCGTGTTGGCATTGAAGGAGGCACTTGGCCCATCGTCGGGGTTGGACTctgccgacgtcgacgtcaacgagCTGATGAAGTTGATGGAGGAGTATAACACGAAGGAAAGCGATTGGATACAGTTCGCATTCGCGGAAAAGAGCATGGGATACACCCGTAacctcgtcgatgagggcAACGGCAAGAGCAACCTC CTTGTGCTTGTCTGGTCCCCAGGCAAAGGCAGTCCCATCCATGATCACGGCAACGCCCACTGCCTCATGAAGATTCTTAAAGGCGACCTGACTGAGATCCGATATGCCTTTCCCGAGGGTGGCGAAGAGCAACCAATGAAGGTCATCTCTGAAAGAACACACAAAGAGAATGCGGTGGCGTACATGGCAGACGAGCTTGGTGTCCACCGAGTCTGTAACAGGGGCAGCGACTTCGCTGTGTCCCTCCACC TCTACACCCCTCCCAACGTTGCAAAGGGGGGATGCAACATCTTCAATGAGAAGACGAGCAAGAGCAGCCATGTGGCCAAGTGTGGCTACTACTCGGCGTACGGCCGCCGACTGCCGAAGCAGTAG
- a CDS encoding C4-dicarboxylate transporter malic acid transport: protein MGTGITSILLHNLPYNTTWISNGVAVAFFILNISLFAVFTAITVLRYALYPEIWRAMVTHPAQSMFLGCFPMGFATIINMMVFVCAPIWGQWVVSWAWGLWWLDAALSLATCITVPFVMIHQHRPGLQAVTAASLLPIVPVVVASSTGGIVAEALVNPGHAFITLIASYILWGIGICFSGMVLALYFHRLTIHSLPPKEAIVSVFLPIGPLGQGGFGIQQLGKVSLKLLPQTTVFKTAAPGATHGGEILYFLGIFLALIMWGFALVWLSFALISIGTMQKFPFNMGWWGFTFPLGVLATCTGMLAQELDSAFFRVMTMVRLSLSLSPLVRPVL, encoded by the exons ATGGGAACAGGAATAACCTCGATTTTGCTTCACAACCTCCCTTACAACACGACATGGATTTCGAATGGCGTCGCAGTCGCGTTTTTCATTCTTAACATTTCTCTCTTCGCCGTCTTTACCGCAATCACAGTTTTGCGCTATGCGCTGTATCCTGAAATATGGAGGGCTATGGTCACTCATCCTGCTCAGTCTATGTTCCTTGGCTGCTTTCCTATGGGATTTGCGA CCATCATAAATATGATGGTCTTTGTATGCGCACCCATCTGGGGTCAGTGGGTGGTTTCCTGGGCCTGGGGGCTTTGGTGGTTGGACGCCGCTCTGTCTTTGGCGACATGCATAACGGTGCCGTTCGTCAT GATCCATCAACACCGCCCGGGACTCCAAGCAGTAACAGCTGCTAGTCTACTGCCCATCGTCCCGGTTGTGGTCGCATCATCGACTGGCGGTATAGTTGCCGAGGCCCTTGTCAACCCAGGCCATGCGTTCATCACACTCATCGCCTCCTACATCCTCTGGGGCATCGGTATCTGCTTTTCAGGCATGGTGCTAGCGCTTTACTTCCACCGCCTAACCATACATAGTCTTCCACCCAAGGAAGCCATCGTCTCCGTCTTCTTGCCCATCGGGCCCCTGGGTCAAGGTGGTTTCGGCATACAGCAGCTAGGAAAGGTGTCTCTCAAGCTCCTCCCACAGACCACGGTCTTTAAAACGGCTGCTCCAGGAGCCACACACGGCGGAGAGATTCTCTACTTCTTGGGAATCTTCCTGGCATTAATCATGTGGGGCTTCGCCCTGGTATGGCTGTCTTTTGCGCTCATCAGCATCGGGACGATGCAGAAGTTTCCGTTCAACATGGGATGGTGGGGGTTCACCTTCCCTCTTGGCGTTTTGGCGACTTGCACAGGCATGCTCGCTCAGGAGTTGGATAGTGCGTTTTTCCGGGTCATGACCATGgttcgtctctctctctctctgtcgcCTCTTGTCAGACCCGTTCTATAA
- a CDS encoding Wyosine base formation, whose product MASSLQSAGFKDVLNNAYDVWQQVRIPVILFAAFGLLVLRFYLHSTDEKGELKALPKVYNTEKPQSKPIDEKKDVKKDEKKDIKQSSSDSVTESKAPKSNGPRRIKGGLVKRVSSDSANAETLVRKIRPLVFFSSITANTPKIAKEYAERLEKELQRSATGTGCSFTTPEVLDLADVDFDDYFITPPKSENDPAELFYLFLLPSYNIDTINDTFLEHLQETHHDFRIDTAPLSSLLGYSVFGFGDREGWPTEEDGFCFQAKQVDKWMAKLTGRKRAFPVGMGDTKRDYTERLSEWSEGVVDVLTMLAKTGSLGEGLPGSGAPEESDDESAEEEDDEVLIEDSEAKPEKLKNRKNIDDVEDLGRIMKSSSPDTDTTNRTAAAPIAVDFTSYGKTTQKKTPMSAAKEMVPKNSPTYASLTKQGYSIVGSHSGVKICRWTKSALRGRGSCYKYSFYGINSHQCMETTPSLSCSNKCVFCWRHGTNPVGTTWRWVVDPPELIFDGVKANHYNKIKMLRGVPGVRAERFAEAMRIRHCALSLVGEPIFYPYINEFLGMLHAERISSFLVCNAQHPDQLAALKAVTQLYVSIDASNKESLRKIDRPLHRDFWERFQRCLDILREKRFKHRTVFRLTLVKGFNVDDEVEGYAQLVEKGLPCFVEIKGVTYCGTSTASNAGLSMSNVPFYWEVAEFVKALEKRLNEKGLKYGIAAEHAHSCCVLLASERFYVDGKWHPRIDYQRFFELLEERGPDGNWKPEDYMGEATPEWATWGNGGFDPRDERVDRKGRKIES is encoded by the exons ATGGCCTCTTCTTTGCAATCTGCCGGGTTCAAGGACGTGTTGAACA ATGCCTACGATGTGTGGCAGCAAGTTCGCATTCCCGTAATTCTGTTCGCGGCTTTTGGCCTTCTTGTTCTCCGTTTCTATCTCCATAGCACCGACGAGAAGGGGGAACTGAAGGCGCTTCCCAAGGTCTACAACACAGAAAAGCCCCAGTCTAAGCCCATAGACGAAAAGAAGGACGTaaagaaggacgagaagaaggataTCAAACAATCGTCATCAGATTCTGTCACCGAATCGAAAGCGCCCAAGTCGAACGGACCCAGAAGGATAAAGGGCGGTCTGGTCAAACGGGTCTCTTCGGACTCGGCAAACGCAGAAACCCTAGTCCGCAAGATTAGGCCTCtggtcttcttctcgagTATCACCGCAAACACGCCCAAGATCGCAAAGGAATACGCCGAGCGCCTAGAGAAGGAGCTGCAGAGGTCCGCCACGGGCACGGGCTGCTCGTTCACGACCCCTGAGGTACTCGATCTTGCCGATgtcgactttgacgactACTTCATCACTCCGCCCAAGTCGGAGAACGATCCTGCCGAACTATTCTACCTCTTTCTGCTGCCGAGCTACAACATTGACACGATCAATGACACCTTTTTGGAACACCTCCAGGAGACTCACCATGACTTCCGTATTGACACCGCACCGCTGTCTTCGCTCCTTGGATACTCCGTATTCGGCTTTGGTGACAGGGAGGGTTGGCCGACGGAAGAAGATGGGTTCTGTTTCCAGGCCAAGCAGGTCGACAAGTGGATGGCCAAGCTGACGGGACGGAAGCGAGCCTTTCCCGTAGGAATGGGTGACACAAAGAGGGACTACACCGAACGGCTATCTGAATGGtccgagggcgtcgtcgatgtGCTCACCATGCTGGCAAAGACAGGTAGCCTGGGAGAAGGTCTCCCTGGAAGCGGCGCCCCAGAGGAGAGCGACGACGAATccgcggaagaagaagacgacgaggtcctgATCGAGGACTCAGAAGCGAagcccgagaagctcaagaacCGCAAGAACATTGACGATGTTGAAGACCTGGGACGCATCATGAAGAGCTCCAGTCCAGACACAGACACAACCAACCGCACGGCAGCGGCACCCATTGCCGTTGACTTCACATCGTACGGCAAGACGACGCAGAAAAAAACGCCCATGTCCGCTGCCAAGGAGATGGTGCCTAAGAACTCGCCTACCTACGCATCGCTCACAAAGCAAGGCTACTCCATCGTCGGCTCGCACTCAGGCGTCAAGATCTGCCGCTGGACCAAGTCAGCCCTTCGCGGTCGCGGCTCGTGCTATAAGTACTCGTTTTACGGCATCAACTCGCACCAGTGCATGGAGACGACGCCTTCCCTGTCGTGCTCCAATAAGTGTGTCTTCTGCTGGCGTCATGGAACGAATCCGGTAGGCACGACGTGGCGCTGGGTCGTTGACCCGCCCGAGCTCATCTTTGACGGCGTCAAGGCCAACCACTACAACAAGATCAAGATGCTCCGCGGTGTGCCAGGTGTCCGTGCCGAAAGATTTGCCGAGGCTATGCGCATCCGGCACTgcgccctctccctcgtcggcgagcccATCTTCTACCCATACATCAATGAGTTTCTTGGCATGCTCCACGCCGAGCGCATCTCGTCTTTTCTCGTCTGCAACGCCCAGCATCCGGAccagctcgccgccctcaaggccgtGACCCAGCTGTACGTCTCCATCGACGCCTCCAACAAGGAGTCTCTCCGCAAGATCGACCGCCCGCTGCACCGGGACTTCTGGGAGCGCTTCCAGCGGTGCCTGGACATCCTGAGGGAGAAGCGCTTTAAGCACCGTACCGTCTTCCGCCTGACTTTGGTCAAGGGCTTCaacgtcgacgatgaggtcGAGGGATACGCCCAGCTCGTGGAGAAGGGCCTGCCGTGCTTCGTCGAGATCAAGGGCGTCACATACTGCggcacctcgacggcgtccaaCGCCGGCCTGAGCATGTCTAACGTGCCCTTTTACTGGGAAGTGGCCGAGTTCGTCAAGGCGCTGGAGAAGAGGCTCAACGAGAAGGGTCTCAAGTACGGCATCGCGGCGGAACATGCCCACAGCTGCTGTGTTCTGCTTGCGAGCGAACGCTTCTACGTAGACGGCAAGTGGCACCCCCGCATCGATTATCAGCGCTTCTTCGAACTGCTAGAGGAGCGCGGACCGGACGGCAACTGGAAGCCGGAGGACTACATGGGCGAGGCGACGCCCGAGTGGGCTACCTGGGGTAACGGTGGCTTCGACCCCAGGGACGAGCGTGTGGACAGGAAGGGCAGGAAGATTGAAAGCTAG
- a CDS encoding MAS20 protein import receptor, with amino-acid sequence MAQTSTIVTASVAAAVTGLVAYAAFFDYQRRNKAEFRRELRRNERKQHKAEKEEAEQETVRQRQAIKRAVDAAKEEGFPTDVEQKEAYFLQQVSEGEVLAQDPTRVVDAALAFYRGLKVYPTPGDLISIYDKTVAKPILDVLAEMIAYDDSLNIGQFQGSVNVDLGNMPTVGLD; translated from the exons ATGGCCCAGACGTCTACGATAGTGACGGCAtcggtcgccgccgccgttaCCGGCTTGGTCG CTtacgccgccttcttcgactACCAGCGCCGCAACAAGGCCGAGTTCCGGAGAGAGCTTCGCCGGAACGAACGCAAACAAcacaaggccgagaaggaggaggccgagcaggagaCCGTCCGTCAGCGGCAAGCGATCAAGCGGGCTGTCGATGCAGCCAAGGAAGAGGGCTTCCCTACGGACGTTGAGCAGAAGGAAGCCTACTTCCTCCAGCAGGTCTCCGAGGGAGAGGTTCTTGCCCAAGATC CCACGCGGGTCGTTGACGCTGCGCTTGCGTTCTACAGGGGCCTGAAGGTCTACCCTACGCCCGGTGACCTGATCAGCATCTACGACAAGACTGTAGCCAAG CCCATTcttgacgtcctcgccgagatgATTGCCTATGACGACTCCCTGAACATTGGCCAGTTTCAGGGTAGCGTTAACGTTGACCTCGGCAACATGCCCACCGTCGGCCTGGACTAA